A single window of Betta splendens chromosome 11, fBetSpl5.4, whole genome shotgun sequence DNA harbors:
- the LOC114865426 gene encoding probable ATP-dependent RNA helicase ddx6, which produces MATTRTENVGPVVMGLNKQNGLRGQTKPASAQPAPTTQGKALGAPQKAGSAPQDGGGIKFGDDWKKSLQLPPKDNRVKTSDVTATKGNEFEDYCLKRELLMGIFEMGWEKPSPIQEESIPIALSGRDILARAKNGTGKSGAYLIPLLERIDLKKDHIQAIVMVPTRELALQVSQICIQISKHLGGVKVMATTGGTNLRDDIMRLDETVHVVIATPGRILDLIKKGVAKVDKVQMMVMDEADKLLSQDFVVLIEDIISFLPKNRQILLYSATFPISVQKFMAKHLQKPYEINLMEELTLKGITQFYAYVTERQKVHCLNTLFSRLQINQSIIFCNSTQRVELLAKKITQLGYSCFYIHAKMMQEYRNRVFHDFRNGLCRNLVCTDLFTRGIDIQAVNVVINFDFPKNAETYLHRIGRSGRFGHLGLAINLITSEDRFNLKAIEDQLVTDIKPIPSSIDKSLYVAEYHSAGADCDVEEVEEKPGRQQDST; this is translated from the exons ATGGCAACTACCAGAACAGAAAATGTCGGCCCAGTTGTCATGGGACTGAATAAGCAGAATGGGCTCAGAGGACAGACCAAaccagcttcagctcagccagCACCCACAACTCAAGGAAAGGCTTTGGGTGCTCCTCAGAAAGCAGGCAGTGCCCCTCAGGATGGAGGAGGAATCAAGTTTGGAGATGACTGGAAAAAGAGCCTACAACTCCCTCCCAAAGACAACAGGGTCAAAACCTCA GATGTGACAGCCACTAAGGGGAACGAATTTGAAGATTATTGTCTCAAACGTGAACTCTTGATGGGCATATTTGAGATGGGTTGGGAGAAACCATCCCCCATCCAG GAGGAAAGCATTCCCATCGCCCTGTCTGGACGGGATATTCTGGCCAGGGCTAAAAACGGAACAGGGAAAAGTGGAGCTTATCTCATTCCACTTCTGGAGAGGATAGACCTGAAAAAAGACCACATACAGG CCATTGTCATGGTGCCCACTCGTGAGCTGGCACTGCAGGTCAGTCAGATCTGCATCCAGATCAGCAAACACCTAGGAGGAGTCAAAGTCATGGCCACCACGGGGGGCACCAACCTGCGAGATGACATCATGCGCCTGGATGAGACTG tgcATGTGGTGATCGCTACGCCTGGCAGGATTTTGGACTTGATTAAAAAGGGAGTGGCAAAGGTGGATAAAGTCCAAATGATGGTGATGGATGAG GCTGATAAGCTGCTGTCTCAGGACTTTGTGGTGCTCATTGAAGATATCATCAGCTTCCTGCCCAAGAACAGACAAATCCTGCTCTACTCTGCAACCTTCCCCATCAGCGTGCAGAAGTTCATG GCCAAGCACCTTCAGAAACCCTATGAGATAAacctgatggaggagctgacaCTGAAGGGCATTACTCAGTTCTACGCCTACGTcactgagaggcagaaagtCCACTGCCTCAACACGCTGTTCTCCAGG CTTCAGATCAACCAGTCAATTATCTTCTGTAACTCCACTCAGAGGGTGGAGCTGTTGGCCAAGAAGATCACACAGCTGGGCTACTCCTGCTTCTACATCCACGCTAAGATGATGCAG GAATACAGAAATCGTGTGTTCCACGACTTCAGAAATGGTCTATGCAGAAACCTGGTCTGCACTG ATCTGTTCACCAGAGGTATTGACATTCAGGCTGTCAACGTCGTCATCAACTTTGACTTCCCCAAGAATGCTGAGACCTACCTCCATCGTATTGGAAGATCAG GGAGGTTTGGTCACCTGGGGTTGGCTATAAACCTGATCACGTCAGAGGATCGCTTCAACCTGAAGGCCATTGAAGACCAGTTGGTGACCGACATCAAGCCCATTCCCAGCAGCATTGATAAGAGCCTTTATGTGGCTGAGTACCACTCGGCTGGCGCAGACTGTGACGTGGAGGAGGTAGAGGAAAAGCCTGGTCGCCAGCAGGACAGTACCTAA